Genomic segment of Eupeodes corollae chromosome 2, idEupCoro1.1, whole genome shotgun sequence:
CTTCTAAATAAAATCGGCAAACCAGaccaaattaaaacattaacattGAATTCAATTCACTTTATATTCAAatctgaaatgaaaattatcaagtcaaaaattaaattataaatattataggtttttatctaaTAGCTCAAACTTCCAATATTACTCGTATGTGacattataaaatgaaaatatgtacCAGTTTTAATgacttattgaatttaattagttCATGCTCATATATTGACGCTTTATTTGTAGTCCTGAAAATGACACAATAAGGTTACAAAAGAATCCGTCAAAAAGATTgaacattaaaaatgaaatgatctGAGAGTACTTTAAATGCGAGCATCACTATACTTTAAAGTTGGTAATGGAAAACGCAATGCAAAATAATCTTTGGTCagtaaaattaattctaaattgGGCTAGACTTCTAATTTAATATTCAGTGACatagataataataaaaatataaatttagcaTGAAAATTCACTGTCGCCTACGATGTCCGAGTAGagtaattttttgattaaaaattcaaatggacGCTATTTTGCATTCTGCAGTTTTTAAGTGAACATTATTATGACCTAACTGGTTTACTCGCCCAATTTCTgtcgaaaattatttgtataaattggaATGAAGCCTCCATATTTGTATCATTCAGTTATCTCAACGACAACTAATAGACAACCTTATCTCAAGATGAAATTCGTTATTGTATTCACCGCCCTCTTCGCCGTTGCCTTGGCCGCTACATCTCCTTTGGACTCAGCTCACGCTGAAACCCTTCGTTATGACAACGACAATATCGGAGTTGAAGGATTCAAATACGCGTAAGTTGAACTTAACAACAAGATCCATAAATGgcattttcaataactttttttatttcttattgtaGTGTTGAGACCAGCGATGGCAAGTCTGCCAGCGAACAAGGAGTCTTGAAGAACGTTGGTTCCGAAAACGAAGCTATCTCCGTCCAAGGACAATTCAGCTACATCGGACCCGATGGTGTCACATACCAGGTTACCTACCTCGCCGATGAGAACGGTTTCCAACCACAAGGTGCTCATTTGCCCGTTGCCCCAACCCTTTAAATGACAAACACTTATAGTGGAAGGTAGAACTGGTGCGTCGGCTTCGTTTTCGTAGTCGTCGTTGAAGTTCACTGACTGATCAGTTTATCGATTGGTATTCAAACGATATGTTGAGTAGTTCTTAATTAAGGATTTCTTGGTTTGAAAACCAAAGCAATAAAAGTTGTGTATGGCATAGGACCAAGTGAaaaatttgtgttgtttaaTTTTGCTTTTTCTACTTGTTTGTGTCTTTTCAaaggaaaaaagtgaatttgAGATTGATTTTGAAGAGACGTGGAGCTTATCTAGAtggaaattgtaaacaaaattacagTGGCTTAAATTTGTTGAAGGCAGAACTAGTTTGCGGAAATCAATGGTAATATTGAAATACTGcttaatttttcgaattctaaAACTTAAGGAATAAATAGTCAAGATAATTTCTATCCTTATccaaaatatctacaaaaaagcaTCTttcataatatataaaatatggtATCAGTTTTCACATGTGTGAACCGAAACTAAACATGAACCAACAAGTCAGTTGCCAACCGGTTAAAATTGGGCTTAAAACCTCACGATGCATTTCTTGACAGGTTTTCTTATTAACTGGTTTGATGGGCTTTTAGACaagaatttcttttattataaaaaagagagACTTTGGGAGTGTTGATCGTAAACTTTTACAAACAATGCCAGCATTTTTATACCGGTTAAAGTATTCGCTTTTAGCATACTCGGAGTGGAGGAACCGGAATAACCGTTTCGTGGATATCCGGTGCATACCGGATGTGCTAGAAATTGACCTTAATTAATACTTATCAAAAGCTGGTATTTTGAATGgtgatgatttatttattacaaacaaaGGCAACTTGAAACGAAATactaattttcaaatatatgttAATTTTTGGATACAGTttaatatctatatatataatctGATACTATCCAAAGTTTgcgaatatataattttaaatagaacTAGTTTCGCATATTCTTGGTTTTCTTTCAAGTAAAgatctaaaaacaaattgatcttCCGAAGTATTTAAATCTTTATGGAATAGTTGACGTTTATCCCCGAGCCCTGTTGGGTCACATATGTCTCACTTAAGATATCAACCAAAAGCTTGGTAAATCAATATCTGTCGTGGTACCGTCAACACATCCAGCTACATAAGGAAATCCCTCTTGAGAAAAATTGCAAGGTTATGTCTGAACAATTTTGTGCCTAGCAAATGGTTTTAAGAGAAATAAGTCAATGACAATATTCGACACTCGATGAACTATTTTTGAGATGGTTGCTTTGCTTATTCGTTGTTCAAATGCAACATTGTGATATTGGACAGGTTTCCAGCTAAATGGAGTGTATACAAAAGTTGTTGCAAGAGATTTTAGCACATATTATTTTGGCTATTGAATTGTATGGTACATTTCGTTATTTTCtaacagcttttcaaaagaaCAGAGTTTTGctataaactgtcaaattccaTTAAAGGACGGCTACAAGGATAAAAAGTTCTATAAAATCTGaccttttcaattaaaatttagatGAATCAACGCTTTAACTCAAAGGTTCAAAATTCACGTTCTTTGGTAGAttcgtaaaaacaaaaaaagcttatttccattaactattattaatttcttcattttcaGTATATTACTAaagaactttacaaaaaatcaaataaatcctacagtttttggttttactTACATAAGTTGGCGCTGCAGTCCTgggtgaactagggcctcacccaaaaaacttctgcATCTAGCTCGGCCCCAGCCCGTAAGCTCGTCTttccatcttctcttccacaccccttcgatgcatactggaccgtagatcacacactGAACTTTTGATCTCAAcgcttgtgttgttttctgtgtttacagcggaggctaggtagacgaagtccttgactacttcaaagttacgtctgtcgatggtgactttTTGGCCAAGACATCaatgttgtaggtccttttttgatgacagcatgtactttgttttgcccgttaaacccatttttgccgcctctgccttaatactcacaaaagctccattgacatcacgctgagttcctcCGATTAcgtcaatgtcatcaacatatgctagtaattggacaggcttttgaaagatagtgcctctagtgttgacgtgtgatctctgcactattctttcaagcacgttgttaaaaaatcacatgacatcgcatcaccttgtctaaaaccttttttgacatcgaaaggttctgttaagttgtttccaacctttatggagcagcgtgaattctccatggtcatcctgcatggTCATCCTGTCATCAAATGagaggttccttgttggtggtttcttaAAGCCCAgtacatcagaggcggcttctctgattgcatcttggcaatgttgccactggttttcgatacactgtcttggcggcagagaacttcgaaagaggttactttaaagttttatttttttactaaacaaaaaaatactttgcgAATTAACAAACCTTTTCACAcagaaaataaatgtaaagtGAGGAGTTTTTTGTGAAATGGAGCCCTGGGTACGTTCAAATGGTCAGTAATTTTTCGGTTTGAAAGGGTTAGcttttatcaaagaaaatatCTAATCAACAGAATATCTCCACACAACATGAAGAATAGTTACATTAAAAGACTCTTCTTTATAAATGGTTCCACTTAGTTTTTCTAAAGATTATTTTCTATATTGTTAAACTTATTTCTTATAGCTTTTGTCACAATTAAAGTGCTAAATCTACATCAATTTCTAAGCAAGTTTTTGGTCTCAGGGAAtctaaataattgttattttactgacataaattctcaaaaaataatcattttttcaatgttttgcattttttttattttcaacaatcaatagaagaaaatataaaacagaatttagttttattattttcttctatttcttaACAATAATCGACAGTTTTCGAGTTGCTTTCATCagttatcatttatttattttggcaAATGAGCACCTTGGGGTTGGTAACCGTTTTCATCAGCAATGTATTCAACTTCGTATGTGACACCATCGGGTCCAACATAACTGTATTTGCCATGAACAGACAAAGATTCACCATCCTTGCCATTATTCTTCAAGACAGCTTCTTCGCTTACTGATTTACCATCACTTGTCTCAAGGctatagttttttgaaaaagtattaagTTACGTCAGTAATTTATTCCAGAATAGAAAGGTAAAGTATACTCACGCATAGTTGTATCCTTCAACACCAATGTTGGTGTTCTCGTAACGGAGGACTTCAGCACTTCTTGGATCGGAGGAGATTGGAGAAGCAGCCAAGGCCACAGAGACAAGGGCAACAAAAACAATGATGAATTTCATTTTGAGATTTGGTTGCAAGTAAGCGTTGTGATAACTGATTACTGAATGATTTCTAAGAAATTTGTGTCCTTGTTTTATATTAAGAAGCTTGCTGACTCAAAATATTCCAAAATCGCTAAGTACTGTTATATCGTTCCAGTCttaataacaaaacaagaagtacttgaaagaataaaaataaaactttgaaattaacggttggtatttttaaattggtaagAAAGTACCCGATAAAATATGTGTACCTATACAAATATAAGTTCCgtcc
This window contains:
- the LOC129945159 gene encoding uncharacterized protein LOC129945159, whose translation is MKFVIVFVALFAVCAAAPAGNDVAATAVRDTRANNGLDKYDFDFETSSGIQRQEHGVLQKFGENSAIVVNGVASWTSPEGIVVEMKFTADENGYHPILLNIKQGHKFLRNHSVISYHNAYLQPNLKMKFIIVFVALVSVALAASPISSDPRSAEVLRYENTNIGVEGYNYALETSDGKSVSEEAVLKNNGKDGESLSVHGKYSYVGPDGVTYEVEYIADENGYQPQGAHLPK
- the LOC129946611 gene encoding larval cuticle protein 65Ag1-like, with the translated sequence MKPPYLYHSVISTTTNRQPYLKMKFVIVFTALFAVALAATSPLDSAHAETLRYDNDNIGVEGFKYAVETSDGKSASEQGVLKNVGSENEAISVQGQFSYIGPDGVTYQVTYLADENGFQPQGAHLPVAPTL